A DNA window from Anas acuta chromosome 4, bAnaAcu1.1, whole genome shotgun sequence contains the following coding sequences:
- the FAM149A gene encoding protein FAM149A isoform X2 yields the protein MSRARGADPRGLLVVGKGLFRSSTNQCLSGKSGESLPAVFERNVQEAINNYTCETLSSLSSSGHTTPTDLNNSWSEIKSCTTGLSTERSSVYSWRDDEFDEANTQRVQQLFWDIDEMLFEGKVTSQTQSLQAECADWVERSLHLRVIGKQLLSPNDEGFQHFESPNDSSVNTKCLPGLRECTINIKELCISGSKLIPTAPPVHKSLDLVSTMISASDSSMYLFLEEEIYDTDGKIEEYLAFDNNELDENLEQKNIHLAEKRSKHGIPPVSPNACIKDVVASEVFDHIWSNVIGILEELIKKNWENNITEDKRVEKLKAVTCKLPLLPVGRVTADAGSVPLSRGSETRSVSFGSHSVSSLQVHRFSSNFCSDLNGVMTIQAKPLQQRHIATAEKIQNEQDKPHKNGSSAPNSVRTRLERIADNCVLSSSRVLPASSRKLPSHRRLPSLTSDQLSSKAPNMYNDEILRGTKLVAGLDRLSSGGAHTARNKLPPINSQAVEQYLSVPRLQQTYNRGRYAYSRVSSAVPGSTEQRPLRERTVVIDQFSRPNTTHTFRTDTPQKRSLIPMDFANHRGTGSQHYYKSFQRNPSTSCKRFQIAS from the exons atGAGCAGGGCCAGGGGCGCTGACCCGCGGGGGCTCCTCGTCGTGGG gaaggGACTGTTCAGAAGTTCCACAAATCAGTGTCTTTCAGGAAAAAGTGGAGAATCTCTTCCAGCAGTTTTTGAGAGAAATGTGCAGGAAGCCATCAATAACTACACTTG TGAAACGCTTTCATCACTTTCATCTAGTGGTCATACAACACCCACAGACTTGAATAATTCCTGgtctgaaataaaaagctgtacTACTGGGTTATCTACTGAAAGAAGTTCTGTTTACTCCTGGAGGGATGAT GAATTTGATGAAGCCAACACACAGAGAGTGCAACAGCTATTTTGGGATATTGATGAAATGCTCTTTGAAGGAAAAGTGACCTCCCAAACTCAGAGCCTGCAGGCAGAATGTGCAGACTGGGTTGAACGGTCTCTTCATTTAAG ggttATAGGAAAGCAGCTCCTGTCACCAAACGATGAAGGCTTTCAGCATTTTGAGAGCCCAAATGATAGCTCTGTGAATACTAAGTGTTTACCTGGCCTCCGTGAATGTACTATTAATATAAAAGa GCTCTGCATTTCAGGCTCTAAATTGATTCCAACAGCACCTCCAGTACACAAATCACTAGATTTAGTTTCCACTATGATTTCTGCCTCTGACTCGTCTATGTATTTGTTCCTGGAAGAAGAAATCTATGATACGGatggaaaaatagaagaatatCTTGCCTTTGACAACAATGAGCT TGATGAGAATTTGGAACAAAAGAATATACATCTTGCTGAGAAGAGGAGTAAGCATGGCATTCCCCCTGTTTCTCCCAATGCCTGTATCAAAGATGTTGTGGCTTCTGAAGTATTTGACCATATCTGGAGCAATGTAATTGGAATACTGGAggaactgattaaaaaaaattgggAAAACAATATCACAG AGGACAAACGGGTGGAGAAACTGAAAGCTGTTACATGCAAACTGCCACTTTTGCCTGTTGGTCGAGTTACAGCAGATGCTGGCAGTGTCCCCCTTTCCAGAGGCTCTGAAACACGAAGCGTATCTTTTGGATCTCATTCTGTTTCATCACTGCAG GTTCACCGTTTCTCCAGCAATTTCTGTAGTGATTTGAATGGTGTGATGACAATTCAAGCAAAACCACTCCAACAGAGGCACATTgccacagcagaaaaaataca gAATGAGCAAGACAAACCACACAAGAATGGCTCCAGTGCTCCAAATTCAGTGCGTACTAGACTGGAGAGAATTGCTGATAACTGTGTTCTCTCATCATCTCGGGTACTGCCGGCATCTTCTAGGAAGCTACCAAGCCATCGTAGGTTACCTTCTCTCACTTCTGACCAACTCTCCTCAAAAGCTCCTAATATGTACAATGATGAAATCCTTAGGGGGACTAAATT GGTTGCTGGCTTGGATCGTTTATCTTCTGGTGGTGCACATACGGCCCGAAACAAGTTACCACCAATAAACTCACAGGCTGTTGAACAGTATCTTTCAGTCCCTCGATTACAACAGACCTAT AATCGAGGAAGATATGCTTATAGCAGAGTGTCAAGCGCAGTGCCTGGCAGTACAGAACAGCGGCCACTCAGAGAACGAACTGTTGTTATTGATCAATTTTCAAGGCCCAACACAACTCATACATTCAGG ACAGACACACCTCAGAAAAGATCACTGATTCCCATGGATTTTGCTAACCATAGAGGGACAG gCTCACAGCATTACTACAAATCCTTTCAGAGAAATCCTTCGACCTCATGCAAGAGATTTCAGATTGCTTCTTAA
- the FAM149A gene encoding protein FAM149A isoform X1, protein MEPGGRAGGRALLITLPDIGEEAAAEEGDAEEGPRSPRSPPKGLFRSSTNQCLSGKSGESLPAVFERNVQEAINNYTCETLSSLSSSGHTTPTDLNNSWSEIKSCTTGLSTERSSVYSWRDDEFDEANTQRVQQLFWDIDEMLFEGKVTSQTQSLQAECADWVERSLHLRVIGKQLLSPNDEGFQHFESPNDSSVNTKCLPGLRECTINIKELCISGSKLIPTAPPVHKSLDLVSTMISASDSSMYLFLEEEIYDTDGKIEEYLAFDNNELDENLEQKNIHLAEKRSKHGIPPVSPNACIKDVVASEVFDHIWSNVIGILEELIKKNWENNITEDKRVEKLKAVTCKLPLLPVGRVTADAGSVPLSRGSETRSVSFGSHSVSSLQVHRFSSNFCSDLNGVMTIQAKPLQQRHIATAEKIQNEQDKPHKNGSSAPNSVRTRLERIADNCVLSSSRVLPASSRKLPSHRRLPSLTSDQLSSKAPNMYNDEILRGTKLVAGLDRLSSGGAHTARNKLPPINSQAVEQYLSVPRLQQTYNRGRYAYSRVSSAVPGSTEQRPLRERTVVIDQFSRPNTTHTFRTDTPQKRSLIPMDFANHRGTGSQHYYKSFQRNPSTSCKRFQIAS, encoded by the exons gaaggGACTGTTCAGAAGTTCCACAAATCAGTGTCTTTCAGGAAAAAGTGGAGAATCTCTTCCAGCAGTTTTTGAGAGAAATGTGCAGGAAGCCATCAATAACTACACTTG TGAAACGCTTTCATCACTTTCATCTAGTGGTCATACAACACCCACAGACTTGAATAATTCCTGgtctgaaataaaaagctgtacTACTGGGTTATCTACTGAAAGAAGTTCTGTTTACTCCTGGAGGGATGAT GAATTTGATGAAGCCAACACACAGAGAGTGCAACAGCTATTTTGGGATATTGATGAAATGCTCTTTGAAGGAAAAGTGACCTCCCAAACTCAGAGCCTGCAGGCAGAATGTGCAGACTGGGTTGAACGGTCTCTTCATTTAAG ggttATAGGAAAGCAGCTCCTGTCACCAAACGATGAAGGCTTTCAGCATTTTGAGAGCCCAAATGATAGCTCTGTGAATACTAAGTGTTTACCTGGCCTCCGTGAATGTACTATTAATATAAAAGa GCTCTGCATTTCAGGCTCTAAATTGATTCCAACAGCACCTCCAGTACACAAATCACTAGATTTAGTTTCCACTATGATTTCTGCCTCTGACTCGTCTATGTATTTGTTCCTGGAAGAAGAAATCTATGATACGGatggaaaaatagaagaatatCTTGCCTTTGACAACAATGAGCT TGATGAGAATTTGGAACAAAAGAATATACATCTTGCTGAGAAGAGGAGTAAGCATGGCATTCCCCCTGTTTCTCCCAATGCCTGTATCAAAGATGTTGTGGCTTCTGAAGTATTTGACCATATCTGGAGCAATGTAATTGGAATACTGGAggaactgattaaaaaaaattgggAAAACAATATCACAG AGGACAAACGGGTGGAGAAACTGAAAGCTGTTACATGCAAACTGCCACTTTTGCCTGTTGGTCGAGTTACAGCAGATGCTGGCAGTGTCCCCCTTTCCAGAGGCTCTGAAACACGAAGCGTATCTTTTGGATCTCATTCTGTTTCATCACTGCAG GTTCACCGTTTCTCCAGCAATTTCTGTAGTGATTTGAATGGTGTGATGACAATTCAAGCAAAACCACTCCAACAGAGGCACATTgccacagcagaaaaaataca gAATGAGCAAGACAAACCACACAAGAATGGCTCCAGTGCTCCAAATTCAGTGCGTACTAGACTGGAGAGAATTGCTGATAACTGTGTTCTCTCATCATCTCGGGTACTGCCGGCATCTTCTAGGAAGCTACCAAGCCATCGTAGGTTACCTTCTCTCACTTCTGACCAACTCTCCTCAAAAGCTCCTAATATGTACAATGATGAAATCCTTAGGGGGACTAAATT GGTTGCTGGCTTGGATCGTTTATCTTCTGGTGGTGCACATACGGCCCGAAACAAGTTACCACCAATAAACTCACAGGCTGTTGAACAGTATCTTTCAGTCCCTCGATTACAACAGACCTAT AATCGAGGAAGATATGCTTATAGCAGAGTGTCAAGCGCAGTGCCTGGCAGTACAGAACAGCGGCCACTCAGAGAACGAACTGTTGTTATTGATCAATTTTCAAGGCCCAACACAACTCATACATTCAGG ACAGACACACCTCAGAAAAGATCACTGATTCCCATGGATTTTGCTAACCATAGAGGGACAG gCTCACAGCATTACTACAAATCCTTTCAGAGAAATCCTTCGACCTCATGCAAGAGATTTCAGATTGCTTCTTAA